The nucleotide window AGAAAGATCCCGCGCAGGTGTGGCAGGAAATTCTGCTGAACCTGGGCGATGCATACAAGCACTACGCAGATATGCCGTTCGACCCCTCCTGGAACTAGCCAGGCTAGGGGCGAGAGGCACGAGGCGATAGGTTGCGAGAATGTCTTTTTCCTCCTCTTGCCTCTAGCCTCACACCCCGCGCCATGATTCTTAGATAACTCCATTGAAGCCTGTCGGCGGCAGTGTTAGGCTGCCTGCATGGGATGCCTTCCCCGTTCTCCTGTTGCAGTTGGTCGGGTCATAAGACTGATCAGTCTCTTCGTGGCAGCACTCCTCTCTCCCCACTGCGGAGTCGGGTACACCGTCTATAAATCAGAATCGAAGTTGGATCGGCTGGCCGTGCCGATGACCAAGGCGCAAGTGCTCGACGAGATCGGTCGGCCTGATCGCGTCTTGCGGGACGATGGCCGGATGCTCGTCTGGGAATATTCCCTAACAACCCGCAATCAATGGCTTTATGAGCTCGGTCTCTGTCCGATCTCCGTCTGGATCGGCGGTTGTGTGATCTACCCCTTTACCAATATCGCCATGGAACGTCAGCGCGAGTATCCCCAGCATGTCGTGCTGGTGAATGAAGAGCTGTGTACGTGGGGTCCCCCGGTTGCCATCTTGCAGCGACGAAAGTCGTGTGAGGTGGCCGGCGTACCGCACGGCCGCACAGATGGCCGTACAGGCCGGCCTGAACCGGTCGTGACCGGGCTGGGGCCGATCAATCGGGAGACCATCGACCGCTACCGTACCATGGCGGTCATGTTGTTCGAAGACGGGCCGAATGCGCCGGGCTCCGGCTCGCGCGTGGCGGGGATTGTGACCACGTTGTTATTGGATCTTGATATGAACATGGTCGAGCGGTCCAAGCTCGACGAAGTGTTGAAGGAACAGGTGATTCAGCTGACTCATGCCGACGATGCCAATGTCTTGAAGGTCGGGAAGCTCGTCGGAGCCCACGCGATCATCGTCGGCGGCGTGCAGCAATGGGAGCAGCACGAGCAGGCGCGCACGAGCAGCGTGTCGCTGTCGTTGCGGATGATCGACGTCGAGACCGGACAGCTCCTGTTCAACGGCGAAGGCCATTTGACCGACCCCACACGGGACGATGCGGAGAGTGCGGCGCGGCTGATCGTGCATCGCATCCTGGCGCGATTCGGTTCCCAGACCGGGCTTTTGGGGTCGGGGCGCATCGGTGTGAATTGGGAGCTGCTCGAATCGGGCGGCTCCCGCTACTATGCGGTGCGAGAATTGCGCAGCGGTCTTCCGGCGGAGAAAGCCGGACTGCATGTCGGAGATGAAGTTGTCGGCTGTAACGGTTCTTCACTTGCGGGGGTGAAATCAGAACGCGAAGCCAAGCGGCTCTGCCAGATCGAGGCGGGGCAGTCCTTGAAGCTTGATATCCGCCGTGCCGGCTCACCACTCGAACTTGGCATCGTGGCGGAACCGAGACCGGGGCTATAGACCAGTGAGCAAGAAGACTGAGGCAAACCGAGGGCGGAGACCTAAAGCATATAGTCAAGCCGATCGCCTTGCCCGGATGATGCGGACTCTGGCGAGCCGAGCCGTGACCATTAATGGTCTGGCTGACGAATTCGGGATTACCCGACGGCAGGTGTATCGTGACCTGACTGAAATTGAGAAAGAAGGACACCCCCTCGAACAGTCCGTTGGATCAGGCGAGAAGACGTGGCAATTGCCTCTTGGTTACAGAGGGCTCCCGCAAATTGCCATCACCCAGCATGAACTCATGTCGCTGCATTTAGCCAAGGAACATCTGGCCTATTTGAACGGCACGCCGTTTGCGGATGACCTCGACCGGGTAATTGAAAAAGTCGAGGCGGGGCTTCCCGCCAAAGTCGTCAATCATCTGGAGCGAATCAGCCGTGTGTTCGCCCCAGTGCAGGGCCCGAAGCGCTCATACGCAAAGCAGAGTACGGTGCTGAATAATCTCAGGAAAGCACTGCTCTTGCAGCGTACCGTAATTCTGCGCCATCAAACGCCGGATCACGACGAGCCGGTTTCGCATCGCATCGACCCCTATGTGCTTGTGTTGTATCAGTATGGCCTCTATGTGATGGGATATTCGCATCGGGCTGGGGCGCAGCGCCTGTTTGCCGTCGAGCGAATTCGCCGTGTTCAAGTCACAGAAGAAGGTTTCGATATGCCGTCAGTTCCCTCGTGGGAGAAGATGTTTCGTAACAACTTTGGTTTGATTGACGAGCCACCCAAGACCGTCCGTATCTGGTTTAGCCAAGATGTGGCCTACCTGCTCAATGAACGCCAATGGCATCCGACCCAATCGCTCACGCAGCAAAACGATAAGTCCGTCATCGTCACTTTCCAGGCCGGTGGATTGGACGAGATTGCAACCTGGGTACTATCCTGGGGTGCTGACGCCAAGGTCCTCGACCCGCCTGAACTGGTTAAAGACGTCACATCCAAACTTGCTCGCGCCAGAATTCGTTACGCTGACTAGCCGGTTCTCATCAATCCCAGCGCAAACCCAACCGTGTGACTTTTCCTGTCACGCCCTCATGCGAGACTCCCGACACACACAGAGGAGGGGGTTATGAGCGAAGGATTGTATTGGAATCAGCAGACGCAGGCGTTCCTGTCCGCGCATCCCTACGAGGAAGGGTGGAAAGTGTATACCTATACTGAGGAAGTCGCCGAGAGGCTCTTCTTGCGATTTCTCCCGGATTACTTGCGGGATAATGGATCTGCATCGATCAAACGGCGTGAAATCTCAAGGGTGATATGATCGAGACTCCAGGGAAGTGTCACACCGTGGAGTGCGGTGTGCAGTGGGATATGAAGAACGAACTGAATGCCGCAAGCTGGAAAGGTCAGATCCACATCGAATGGGAACAGCAGCCGATTCATGTCTTCGCATTCACGGTCTCATGTGGGCACGGATGGAGGGACATCTTTATGCTAGCCACAAAGTCCAACTCAGCTATGAGAACGCTCCATCAAACGCTTGCCCGCTACGCCAGCACGGTGCGAATGAAGTCGGCAGCTCGCGAAATTTACGTTGTGAATGGAGAGGACATTCAGATTAGGCCTGTGTTGTGGGACGAGGTGCTGTTGCCTCCTGGATTTCTTGAGGATATTCGTTCAAACGTAGTGGGATTCTTTCGTAGCGGGGAGCTGTACCACAAACTGGGACTCCCATATCGCAGAGGATTTTTATTTACGGGTCCTCCAGGATGTGGCAAAACGGCCACGCTCATAGCATTGGCTACGAACATACCGGCCAAGTTTATTACCGTGCATGGGCGGTTTGATGTAAGAGACGACCACATTGAACAAGCTCTGTACGTAGCAAATAAGCACGCACCGGCGGTAATTCTGCTTGAAGATCTGGATAAACTGAT belongs to Nitrospira sp. and includes:
- a CDS encoding ATP-binding protein, with product MKNELNAASWKGQIHIEWEQQPIHVFAFTVSCGHGWRDIFMLATKSNSAMRTLHQTLARYASTVRMKSAAREIYVVNGEDIQIRPVLWDEVLLPPGFLEDIRSNVVGFFRSGELYHKLGLPYRRGFLFTGPPGCGKTATLIALATNIPAKFITVHGRFDVRDDHIEQALYVANKHAPAVILLEDLDKLIASEKISLAHLLNMLDGLKDANGVLIIATSNEPQKLDPALLHRPSRFDRIWRFPLPRYEQRLALLGQLSGDRFSEQALREVARQSEGLSMAYVQEIVVNAVLRCVEDGVVPDDETLQRSMEAMRAQRKSASKDDESLIERESVGFFQPV
- a CDS encoding transcriptional regulator, giving the protein MRTLASRAVTINGLADEFGITRRQVYRDLTEIEKEGHPLEQSVGSGEKTWQLPLGYRGLPQIAITQHELMSLHLAKEHLAYLNGTPFADDLDRVIEKVEAGLPAKVVNHLERISRVFAPVQGPKRSYAKQSTVLNNLRKALLLQRTVILRHQTPDHDEPVSHRIDPYVLVLYQYGLYVMGYSHRAGAQRLFAVERIRRVQVTEEGFDMPSVPSWEKMFRNNFGLIDEPPKTVRIWFSQDVAYLLNERQWHPTQSLTQQNDKSVIVTFQAGGLDEIATWVLSWGADAKVLDPPELVKDVTSKLARARIRYAD
- a CDS encoding CsgG/HfaB family protein, which translates into the protein MAALLSPHCGVGYTVYKSESKLDRLAVPMTKAQVLDEIGRPDRVLRDDGRMLVWEYSLTTRNQWLYELGLCPISVWIGGCVIYPFTNIAMERQREYPQHVVLVNEELCTWGPPVAILQRRKSCEVAGVPHGRTDGRTGRPEPVVTGLGPINRETIDRYRTMAVMLFEDGPNAPGSGSRVAGIVTTLLLDLDMNMVERSKLDEVLKEQVIQLTHADDANVLKVGKLVGAHAIIVGGVQQWEQHEQARTSSVSLSLRMIDVETGQLLFNGEGHLTDPTRDDAESAARLIVHRILARFGSQTGLLGSGRIGVNWELLESGGSRYYAVRELRSGLPAEKAGLHVGDEVVGCNGSSLAGVKSEREAKRLCQIEAGQSLKLDIRRAGSPLELGIVAEPRPGL